The genomic window TATAAAAACACCCTTGTCCTGTGAATGCAGTTCAACAATTTAGTTCAAATCACTATTGTCTTAATTTGTGGAAATGTGGTTTTATTATTTTCACTTGTATATCCAACAGCTATTacagaaatataataattcaCATTTTGAAAAAGTTTAACAGTTTGCATGTCTTTTtcagtgactccagtggtttacagTGGTCTGAGAGACATGAAGGTACTGAAGACCACTCAGTCTGGATTTGAGGGCTTCTTGCAGGACCGTTTCACCACTCTGACAGAGACGAAGGACAGATTCTTCTGCACTTCTGTTTATGCTAAATGGCGCTACAACACGGTGAATGTAGCATTTGATGCTGCATGGTAATAAATACAAACCTTCCAGAGATAATATTATGTGTAATTTCAATTTCAACATACATTGTATAGCACTATTCTGTACAATGACAATTTCGTTTGTAGGAAAACTGTGAGGGACACCATCATTGAAAAGTTTGCTGGACCCTATGATCGTGGGGAATATTCTCCTTCTGTTCAGAAAACTCTGTATGATACACAACTCCTAGTGCTTGACAGAATTCCAGAGGCAAGACAAACTGAATGCAGTTTTTTATGCGGCTACTGTTTAATTGAACTCTTTTATGTAAAGTAGGAGTACTAGGACTGAGTGACACTTTTTTCCCCGGTATTTCCTCTCTGATGTCTTGTCAATCCGTCCTGTAGGTTGAGGAAATTGAAATAATTATGCCAAACCAGCATTATTTCTTAATAGACATGACGAAAATGGGACTCTCAAACAAGGATGAGGTGAGTGACTGAAATCCATCAGGAAATCTTGGAACGTCAAACATAGGTTATCTGTTACATGTGGTCTCAGCATACGCCTGTATTGACACAGAACACACATAACAAAGTCCATGACAACAAGAGCAGAATTTTCAGGCCCTCTCACTGACATCtgattttataaaaaagaaaagaaaacacttaCACTCGCACACTTACTTTATGCTCCAAACTCGATATTATAAATAACCATGTAGGCTAGTCGTTAACGTTTTGACTCTCAAGGGTCTTCTTCAGGAAATAAGAAGTATATAAAGCTCAGTTATCCCACCCTACAAATGACAAAGTACATtataaaccctaataagttagcagaactcccAAAATTTAGGCAATCAGTCACGTCATTTTTTTGTaagttaataaactcccaagtttaagttaatagaactttcagattttgattttgtactacacatgcatAGTAACTgttcttaacttgaaatattaagTAAGCTAACTTAATGGCACTTTAATGAcacaaaatgtaactctttagcTGAACTTTAAATTGCCATGTCAGCTCAGCTTAAATACAgcaagtagagggaacctaactaGCTACAACTAGCCAATATAGTGAAAgctagcatgctgaatgcatgctaattggAAACACTATACTTTGATTAACATAGCAATCACTCAATGAGTAAAGCAATATACTGTAGAACAACCTTAAActgtacctgtcctcaacctaagctcaagcGCCACTATTCACCGTAATGGTAAcataacataacagaaactcttctaaataacacaacaaaacattaaaaactaaaAAGTCTCaaccctttacattcatcttgcacaaacacttaattttaacatttaccctGCATCCGAAATCACGTACcatcacagtatgtactgtatttgatgagaaaCGCACTTCTCGGCCGGTAAAACAGTACACTCTTTTGGTATGCGAGAGACAGTATGAACAGAATTCGGACATACTAACATCAGGGAAAGTACCCATGGTTCTGTGAACAGAATATATGACGTGACAgcaacaaccgtgaaaataatcCACTCAAGTTTGGTTAAACAAGGGCCATTTAAGCACAATGAGCAAAGTTTTTTGTGTATACAGCACTTACCGTTGAAAACAGCTTTCCGCTCGCGGTTCTCCACCATTtattttaaatccagtgtttgaacttgacgtctcctcagctcccaATGCACTGTGGGATAGGAAAGTGTTCAACCAATCCACACTTCGGATTCCCACCGgaagtagtaggtcatccgggcatttctcgcttactgtcttATGAATACTATGGATTCGGACAcactactccactggcatactgtttttggcatactatatagtagggaagtatggatattcggatgcaTAATTACTCTCCCTGttgagtgccatgcaaagcatgctgggaaatcccctgcccagtttcagttagtTCCTGtaaagttcattaaactcaaaactataaaacaattcaggttacttaaaaggtgttaGTTTCTTGAACTGAAACGAAAGAGAAAGTTCTAGATACTCATAAAGgctaatttatttgaactaatttgtaagATTTAAATTTTCCCtaatcaaaacaattaattattttgagcattagggtttacagttatGGAGATATGGAGTGTTATGCATGTACATTTCAGTGTCACCATTGTGTGCTTTTTATTCCAGGTGTATCTTCCTCTTGATAATCCATCAGGAAATATCACAGGCACAGTGGGCAGAAAACCAAGAGCCAAACTCTG from Myxocyprinus asiaticus isolate MX2 ecotype Aquarium Trade chromosome 35, UBuf_Myxa_2, whole genome shotgun sequence includes these protein-coding regions:
- the uox gene encoding uricase translates to MTTTTNQNVEFVRTGYGKNMVKVLHIRREGTHHHITELIADVQLTLKTRKDYLTGDNSDIIPTDTIKNTVHALAKLKGIRDIESFALDICEHFLTAFKHVTRVRVNIDEVPWKRLEKNGVEHTHAFIHFPVAWHFCEVEQHLNMTPVVYSGLRDMKVLKTTQSGFEGFLQDRFTTLTETKDRFFCTSVYAKWRYNTVNVAFDAAWKTVRDTIIEKFAGPYDRGEYSPSVQKTLYDTQLLVLDRIPEVEEIEIIMPNQHYFLIDMTKMGLSNKDEVYLPLDNPSGNITGTVGRKPRAKL